The genomic region CCCGAAATGTAAACGTCAACCATTACCCTTGCGTTCCTTGACAAGTTGCGTCAAAGCCGGCACGATCTGGAAGATGTCGCCCACGACGCCGAGGTCGCAGAACTCAAAAATAGGCGCGTTTGGATCCTTGTTGATGGCCACGATCGTGCCCGAGCTGCGCATGCCTACCTTATGCTGGATCGCGCCGGAAATGCCACACGCGATGTAGAGTTGCGGCGCGACCGATTTTCCGGTCTGTCCGACTTGATGACTGTGGGAAATCCAGCCTGCATCCACTGCGGCGCGCGACGCGCCGACCGCTCCGCCAAGCGCCGCGGCAAGCGCCTCTATGATGTCGAAGTGCTCTGGCCCCCCAAGACCCCGGCCGCCGGAAACCACCACGGACGCCTCGTCGACGCCGACCGCTCCGGCTTCCTGGGCGACGCGCTCTTCGATCACCGCGGCATACTGTTTGGCGGGGGGTGCGGGCAACGCGACGACCTCGCCCTTTCCGGGCTCCTTGCGCGATGCGAACGAATTCGGCCGGCACAACACGACTCCGTAGGTCGAGTCCTTGAACGTGATAGTTGCGATCGCCGAGCCGCCGAATTTCGGAGACTGCGCGACCAGCGCGCCGTCTGTGACCGTGAGATCCGTGGCTTCGGTGATGACGCCCGCGTCGAGACGTACGGCGATGCGCGCCGCCAGATCTTTTCCGGCGTTGCTCGCCGGAAACAACACGTAAGACGGCCCCTTCTCTTTAAGCAAAGTTTCGAGGGCGTCCACCGCTGGGTCGAGCAAGTACTTCTCTACCGGCACGTCCTCACCGACGGCTATCACGTCGAGCGGGGTGGACTTCAGTTGTTCCGCGGCAGCGCCCGCGCCCGAACCGAGAACGACTCCAATCGACGGCACACTCAATGACTTT from Candidatus Eremiobacteraceae bacterium harbors:
- a CDS encoding electron transfer flavoprotein subunit alpha/FixB family protein, encoding MIYVEQEQGALRRIGFEMATKGADIAKSLSVPSIGVVLGSGAGAAAEQLKSTPLDVIAVGEDVPVEKYLLDPAVDALETLLKEKGPSYVLFPASNAGKDLAARIAVRLDAGVITEATDLTVTDGALVAQSPKFGGSAIATITFKDSTYGVVLCRPNSFASRKEPGKGEVVALPAPPAKQYAAVIEERVAQEAGAVGVDEASVVVSGGRGLGGPEHFDIIEALAAALGGAVGASRAAVDAGWISHSHQVGQTGKSVAPQLYIACGISGAIQHKVGMRSSGTIVAINKDPNAPIFEFCDLGVVGDIFQIVPALTQLVKERKGNG